One part of the Cottoperca gobio chromosome 14, fCotGob3.1, whole genome shotgun sequence genome encodes these proteins:
- the msx2b gene encoding homeobox protein MSH-D, translating to MRPGGEMASQETFNDLGCSSSEEDSNRAERTEEKTSPVVRRHHPFSVEALMSGKKTDGRGGESIRCKPEGGSVAVSPTGLNSLYLYRETCSPPGGSRKSIMAVPSSPVKSEASESEDCTPWVTNSAFSSQPRHVGPGCPLRKHKTNRKPRTPFTTSQLLALERKFRQKQYLSIAERAEFSSSLTLTETQVKIWFQNRRAKAKRLQEAELEKFKMAADAKTAAVAAAAAGGLHPGFTLPLSLGAMSLYGQSYSAYHHHHHHRPILPISPLGLYAAPLGYSMYHLS from the exons ATGAGACCTGGAGGAGAGATGGCTTCTCAGGAGACCTTTAACGACTTGGGGTGCAGTTCGTCCGAGGAGGACAGTAACCGTGCAGAGCGGACGGAGGAGAAGACATCTCCGGTGGTGCGTCGGCATCATCCGTTCAGCGTGGAGGCGCTCATGTCCGGGAAGAAGACGGACGGTCGCGGCGGAGAGTCCATCCGCTGTAAACCGGAGGGAGGCTCGGTGGCGGTGTCTCCTACAGGTTTAAACTCCCTGTATCTGTATCGAGAGACGTGTAGTCCTCCCGGGGGAAGCCGAAAGAGTATAATGGCTGTGCCTTCGTCGCCGGTCAAATCCGAGGCATCAGAGTCAGAGGACTGCACACCCTGGGTCACTAACAGCGCGTTTTCCTCACAGCCTC GTCACGTCGGTCCTGGCTGCCCGTTGAGGAAACACAAGACCAACCGAAAGCCCCGCACTCCCTTCACCACATCTCAGCTCCTGGCCCTGGAGAGGAAGTTCAGGCAGAAGCAGTACCTGTCCATCGCCGAGAGGGCCGAGTTTTCATCCTCCTTGACCCTGACGGAGACCCAGGTGAAGATCTGGTTCCAGAATCGTCGGGCAAAAGCCAAGAGGCTCCAGGAGGCCGAGCTGGAGAAATTCAAGATGGCTGCAGACGCTAAGACGGCGGCGgtggcagctgctgcagctggaggtTTACACCCTGGCTTTACGTTACCACTGTCGCTGGGCGCCATGTCACTGTATGGACAGTCGTACTCTgcctaccaccaccaccaccatcacagACCCATACTGCCCATTTCACCTTTAGGACTGTACGCTGCTCCTC